CCCCGACGCCGAGCATCATCACCCGCCGCGGCCCCCACAGGTCAGACAGTGCCGCGGCAAAGAAGGCGGCGATCGCGACGGCGATACCGTAGACGGTGACCAGGGTGCCGACCCGGGAGGTGGAGAATCCGTGGTCGTCGCGCAGGAAGGGTTCGAGGATGTTGGTCTCCACGCCGTCGCCGATCATGAAGATGGTGAGTCCGATGAAGCCCCAGATCAGGGCACGGGGGACGCCGAGTCGGTCGAGGAGCCCGGTGGCCCGGGGCTGGGTGGTGAGGGTAGTCATTCGTGCTCCTGGTGTGGGGAGGCATGGGATGCGGGTCACATGTCGTGAGCCACTGCGGTCAACCTACCGCCATGATGTTAGAAAGTCACCACTTACAACAGAAAAATGTTTAAAACGGGGGTTACCTCACAACGCCTCCGTGCTATCGTGGCCTCTATGTCAGAGCCAATACCTGCGACGGGACCGGAGAAGCGCCCCGACAAACGCCGCGAGAACATCGTGGCGTATGTCACCCGCCACGGCACGGCCCGGGTCGAGGAACTCGCCCGCCATTTCGACGTCAGCCAGATGACCGTGCACCGCGACCTCGACAGCCTCGCCGCCGACCACTTGCTGGAACGCGTCCGTGGCGGGGCGCGTTCGGTCACTCCGTCGATGAGTGAACTCGGAGTCGGCCAGCGGCGGCAACTGCACCGGGACATCAAGAGCGGACTGTGCGCCCTCGCCGCAGAACTCATCGAGGACGGGGCGGTCGTCGCCATCGACGACTCCACCACGCTCGAACCGCTTGTCACCGTGCTGCCACAGCGCAATCCGTCGGCACTGATCACCCACTCACTGGCGGCGATGAGCCTGCACCGTCAACGTACCGGCGCCGCGAGCATCCGGCTTATCGGGTGCGGCGGCCAGTACATCCCTGAGACCGACTCCTTCCTCGGGGCGATGACCTCCGAACAGCTGCGCCGGTTGTCGGCGGACATCACTTTCGTGTCGACGACCTCGCTGCGTCCGGCACCGGGAGCTGCCGGCGGTTCTTCTGGCATAGCACTGTTCCACCCCGACACCGAGGCCGCCGAGACCAAACGTGCGCTGCTGGACATTGCGCCGGTCAAGGTTCTCGTCGTGGATTCGACGAAGTTCGGCGCACCCGGGGTGTTCAAGGTCGCTGACGTAGAGGAGTTCGACCACGTGATCATCGACAACGATGTCAGCGACGCCGACCAGGCCCTGCTGGAGGGGACCGGTGCGACCCTCCACGTGCTCGCCACGACCGAAGGAGAGAACTGAGATGGCTCTGGTACTGGGGATCGACAGCTCCACGCAGTCCTGCAAAGCTCTGCTCGTGGACGCGCAGACAGGTGAGGTCGTCGACGAGGGACGTGCAAGTCATCCCGACGGAACCGAAGTCGACCCGCGCGCGTGGGTGACCGCCATGGCACAGGCAACCGAGGGACTGCTCGACCGGGCCGACGCAGTCTCTATCGCAGGACAGCAGCACGGCATGGTGGCGCTCGACGCTGAGGGTGACGTCGTCCGTGACGCCCTGCTGTGGAATGACACCCGCTCGGCGCGCGCCGCCGAGGACCTCATCGGTGAGATGGGTGGGGAGCGCGCCTGTGTGAACCTCACCGGCAGCCGGTACGTCGCCTCTATCACCGCGACGAAACTGCGCTGGATGCGCGACCACGAACCGCACAACGCCACGCGCACCGCCAGCGTGCTTCTCCCGCACGACTACCTCACCTGGCACCTCTCCGGCTACGGAGAAAAGACCACCGACCACGGGGAGGCATCGGGCACCGGGTACTACAGCACCCGGGAGCGGTGCTGGCTTCCTGAACTCGCCGAACGTGCGTTGGGCCACGCGGTGGAGCTGCCGCGTCTGGCCGCCCCGAACGAGAAGGTGGGGGTGGTGGCAGCCTCAGCGAACGCGGCTGCCGCCGAGCGTCGCACGGTGATCGCGCCGGGCACCGGCGACAACCAGGGCGCCGCACTCGGACTGGCCCTGCAGCCCGGCGACGTGTGTGTGTCGATCGGCACCTCGGGGGTGGCTTCGGCGGTCGTGCCTGACAGCGTGCACGATTCGGCAGGCATGGTCACCGGATTCGCCGATGCTTCAGGACGCTACCTTCCCTTGGTGGCCACACTGAATGCTGCTCGGGTACTGGACATGGGGCGCCGCCTGCTGGGCGTGGATTGGGAGGAGTTCGAGCGACTGGCCCTGGCGTCCACGCCGGGAGCCGGTGGGTTGGTGCTGCAGCCGTACCTCGATGGGGAACGCACCCCGAACCGTCCCGACGCGTCCGGGATCCTGCAGGGCATCACGACCGCGACCACCCGGGAGGATTTCGCCCGTGCCACCGTGGAGGGACTGCTGTGCTCGATGAAGGACGCGGTGGAGGCCCTGGTCGGCGCAACCGGGGTGGAAGCCACCCGCGTCCTGCTGATCGGTGGGGGAGCCCGGTCCGCGGCAGTGCGCGCCGTGGCACCGTCCATTTTCGGTGTTGACGTGCTGGTTCCGGACCCGGCCGAATACGTTGCCCTCGGCGCTGCCCGCCAGGCGGCCTGGGCACTGTCGGGGGACCCTCAGCCGCCGGAGTGGACGGTGGCGGGAACGTCTCCGGCCTCGGCGCCCTTCAACGGCAGGACGGTGCGCTCCTACGCCCACCTGCGCACTGCGACGAAGGATTGGAACTGGGGCTTGGCGTAGGGTGGTCGCCGGTTGTCAGCCCCCATGCCATCCGAGTCACCCCTCAGGTCAGAAAAACGGCCCTTCCGTGACCTGAGGGGTGACTCAGATGACCTGCCCGGCGGGGACGGGCTGATCTCCTCGGGGCTGCCGGGAAGTACAGCTAGGGGTATGTCCCGGTGAAGAACTCCCGGATCGCCCCGGGGCCGTCGTAGCGGGCGCCGTTGTCGTTACCCCAGCGTCCGGTCGTCGTGGGAAAGGAGTGCCCGCTGTGGTCGACGGAGATCAGGCGTACGGGAAACTCACCGTCCCAGGTGGTGATCTCCGCGTCGCCGTCGCGCACCCGGTCGGAAACCTCAGCGGACACCCCGTTGCGCTCGGCGAACCACTCCGCGCTGGCCTGGGCGGAACGGACCTCGCCGCGGCTCTCGGCGAAGATCCCTGCACCGACCACGACCTCGCCACCGTCGAAGGGATTCATCGGATCCTCACGGCTCTGAATGAAGATGACGGGCACCGGCTCGCCGGAGTCCGTGCAGGCGTTGTTGTCATCGACCGGGACGTTCGCGTTCACCGAGGCGATGCCTGAGACGAGGTCGGGAGCTTCGTAGGCCAACCGCTGCACCATGTGCCCTCCGCTGGAGAAACCTATTGCGAAGGTCCTGGAGACATCGACCGTGTCATGGCCGAGATCATGGTGGATACCGTCGACAACGTGGCGCATCAGCCCCACATCGTCGAGGTCCTTCTCCTTGGCCGGCCAGTCGCCGGCGACGCGGCACTCGTTCCAGTTGTTGTCGTGGCCGTCGATGTAGGCCACGATGAAGCCGTGCTCCTCGGCCTCGCGCTCCAGGTCGGGACCGATGCCGGAGCGGATCCCGTCGCCGGTGTCCCCGGTGCCGTGCACGACGAGGACGACGGGCATCGGGCCATCGGACGGCCCGGCGTCGGGGGTGTAGACGTTCCAGGTGCGTTCGATGCCGTCGAGGGTGGTGGCGTGGTGCGTGTAGGAACCTTGGGACACGGTGTCATTCCTTTCCGCCGTGACGGTGCCGCTGTCGGTGGTGGAGGGGACGCCCGACGTGCAGGCGCTGAGGAGGAGCGCCAGGGCCAAGCCGACACCGGCGCCGGTGACGGCACCTCGACGGCCCCGTGCCCGGTCGGTGCGCTTCATCGGTTACGCGCCGAAAAAGATGACCCGGTTACCGTCCGGATCGGTGAGCTGCAGAATCCGTGCGCCGCCACCTGGTTGCGGACCGTCGTGTTCGATTCCCAGCGAGGTCATCCGTGCGGCGACGGCGTCGATGTCGGTGTCCCCGAGCACCACGCTCGACGCTCCGGCGCGACCGGGTTCCGACCAGACCTGCAGGCCGGCGCTCTCCCCGATGTGCCATTCGATCAGCCCGGGCATCGGCGCGGCATCCGGCTCCCGCTCGAAGACACCGCTGTACCACCGGTGGGCCCGGTCAAGGTCGGAGACGGTGCAGTGGGCGAGCACGCGGGTGATCATGGCGGACTCCTGCCCTGGTGACGGTGGCTTCGGGCACCCTGCACCTCAACGATACGACAGCGGTGCGACGGCTGTCACCGGTCAGTTCTCCGCGTGGTAGGCCACCTGCGCCACGGCGAGGTCCTGCCACCCCATGCCCACGGTCTTGAGGAACACCGGCCCACCAGCCTCGACCGGGCCGTGATTCACCAGGTGTCCCAGCGTGTGCAGGTCAGTGGCGCTGATCGTGCCGTTGTCCACGGCGATACGGACGTCGCCGGCTTCCCGCAGGGCGGTGTCGACGTCCTCGACGTAGGTGGTGGCGCGGGAGAGGAGGGTGTCGTCGGTCTCCCGGGCGTCCGGTTCGTGCGATCCCATGGCGACGACGAGGGCATCGTCGTTGACGAGGGACCCGTCGAAGAGCGGCTCCCGGGCACTGGTGCAGCACAGCACCAGATCGGCGTCCCGGAGTTCGGCGGTGCGGTCAGTACTGGCGGTGGCGGTGACACCGTCCTCGGTCAGGCGGGCGACGAGGTCGGTGACCTTCTCCTCACGACGTCCGACGACGGTGACTGTACTGATCTGGCGCACGGCCGCTGCGGCATGGACGTGGTGGTAGGCCTGCGGTCCGGTTCCGAAGAGGACGACGTTCAGAGCCTTGTCCGCGGCCAGGTGCCGGATGCCCACGGCGGAGAGCGCCGGGGTGCGGATCTCGGTCAGTGAGCTGCCTTCCATCACCGCCGTCGGCTCGAGGGTGGTGCCGTCGAACAGCAGGTAGAGGCCCTGGATCTTCGGCAGGCCGACCGCCGGGTTGTCGGGGGCGACCGAGGCGACCTTCACTCCGGCGGTGCCGGCGATCTCGGCGGGCATGAGCAGGAAGCTGCCGTGGTCGAGGGGGACACTGCTGCGCGGGTGTGCGGACGAGGTGTCGAAGCCGTCGCGCAGCGTCTGCTCGATCGCGTCGACGGCGGCGGTCATCGGTACCCGTTCACGGACGGTGTCGGCGGAGATGAAGGGGATGTGCATGGTGGTCCTCGTACGTGTTACTCAGAATCGGTCGGGGGACAGGTCGGCGAGAGACTCGGCGGAGGTCTCCCCCGAGGCTAGTTCGGCGATGAGCCGGCCGGTGGTGGGGCCGAGACTTATTCCCAGCATCACATGGCCGGTGGCGACAAGGACCTCCGGGTGGTTGGCGAGCGGTCCGATCATCGGTACACCGTCCGGGGTGGTCGGACGCAGACCCGTCCACGGGTTGAGGGCCCGGCCGTTGTGGTCGAAGGCAGCGTCCTGGGCGCGGTGAATCCAGTCGGCGAAGTACTCACGGGATCCCGACAGGATCCCACCGGCACGTACCGCGTCGATCGTCTCGTCGATACCGGAGAAACCCATTGTCCCGGCCAGTCGGACACGGTCGTCGAGGGGGGTGATCGCCACCTTCGCCTCGGCGAGGTAGACCGGCGCGGTCGGACCGTCGTCGACGAGGGGCAGGTCGTAGCCGTAGCCTTTCCCCGCCTGGAGCGCGATACGCTCGCCGATCCCGGAGAGCAGCTCGTTGGTCCACGCTCCGGCCGCGACGACGACCTTGTCTGCCCGCAGCCGCCGGCCGCCGACCTGGACGGTGACTTCGACCCCGTCGCTCCCGCGCCCGGCGCTGGCGGGACTGGTGACCAGTGACGCAGTCTCGCCGAGTCGGAGCTCGACCCCGTCGCGTTCGCAGGCGGCCGCGAGCCCGCGGACGAAGGAGGCAGGATCCACCGACTGGTCACCCTCGGACTGGATACCGGCGACGACCTTGTCGGAGAGGGACGGGGCGTAGGTGCTGAGGTCGTCGCGGCTCATGTGACGCCAACTGAATCCGGGCAGTTTGCCGTCCAAGGTCTCGAGCTCGTGCACCCTGCCCTCGACTTTGTGAGGATCGGTGAAAAGCATGGTCAGCGGGTCGCTGTGCCGTTCGAACTCCACGCCGTCGGCGGTGAGGTCATCGAACAACGGCAGGGAGCCGGCGCTGAGACGGGCCAGTATCTGTGCACCACGGGAGAACCGGGATTCGGTGCAGTGCTGGAGCGTGCGCAGCAGGAAGGCGAGGAAGTGGGGGTCCGCCGACGGGCTGATGTAGAGCGGACTGTCCTTCCTGGTCATCCATTTCAGCGCCTGAGGGAGGATTCCGGGCGCCGGCACAGGCGTCGACATGCTGGGAATCAGCCACCCGGCATTGTGCCCGGATGCGCGGGCGGCGAGGGGTTCGGGGTCGATGACAGTGACGTCGAACCCGGTTTTCCTGAGGTAGTAGGCGCTGGAGAGGCCGATGGATCCGGCGCCGAGGACGATCGCGGTACGGGAGGTCATGAGGTGGCAACCTCTCTTTCGCTCGGGTCTGGGGCAGGGTCTGTGTCAGGGTCGGCGTCGCGGTCGACGGGCAGGGGAGGTGAGTTCGTCGCCCGGGCCCACAGGAGGCCGATGATTCCGCCGATGACCGCGGGCAGGATCCAGCCGGCGTCGTCGGAGAACAGGGGGAGGAAGGAGAACGTGTCGTTGATCTGGTCGGTGAGGATGCCGGCGGTCTTCACTGCGTCGAGCACGGCGACGATGCCCGCACCGATGACGGCGCCGACGTAGACGGGGCGGCGTCCGCCGAAGAAGCGGTCCAGCAGAGCCAGGACGATCAGTGTCATTCCCAGCGGGTAGAGCAGGAAGAGGATCGGCAGGGCGGTGTCGAGGACGGTCTGCAGACCGAAGTTTGCGATCACCAGGCCCAGTCCGGCGTGGACGAGCACCCACTGGTGGTAGGACAGCCAGGTGAACTGTCGGGAGAAGTAGTCCGCCACGGAGGTGATGCAGGCGACGTTGGTGGTCAGACCGGTCAGCAGGACGACCGTGCCGATCATCGCGAGTCCGGGCGTACCCAGCAGGGTGCGGGCGGACTCCGCGAGGACGGTGCCACCGTTGTCCGGACGTCCGATGGCGTCGACCCCGGAGCCGCCGAGCCAGGCGGTGGAGATGTGCAGCAGCGCCAGTCCGACGGCGGTGATGACGCCGGCCTTGAGGAAGACGGAGGTGGTGCCTCGGCGGGACGTCACGCCGAGGGTGGCGATCTGCTGGATGAAGACTCCGGCGAACACCAGTGCGGCGAGCACGTCCATGGTCAGGTAGCCCTCGGTGAGGCCGAGGAGGAAGCCACCGTCGTCGTATGGGGAAACTGGATCATGCAGGTCGCCCATCGGTGAGACCAGTGAGCGCACGATGATGATGACCAGCAGGGCCGAGAACACCGGGGTGAGGAACTTGCCGATCCTGTCGACGAGTTTTCCGGGGCTCAGTGACAGGTAGACCGACACCGCGGTGAACACCACGGAGAACACCGGCAGGATCCACGCACTTGTCGCGATGTCGGCGGGGAGGTTCGGTTTCACCGTGATCTCGTGCACCACCGAGGTGGTGCGGGGAATGACGTACAGCGGGCCGAGGGTGAGAAAGAGCAGGAAGCAGAAGACCGCGGCGAAGGCGGGGCTGATTCGGCTGGCGAGCCGGAAGACGTCCCCGCGCACGCTGGTCAAGGCGATGATGGCCAGCAGGACCAGGCCGACGCCGGTGATGAGGAAGCCGCTCATCGGCTCCCACATCGCGTTGCCCGCCGCCTGGCCGACCATGGGGGCGAAGATGATGTTGCCCGCTCCGAGGAACATCGCGAACAGCAGCAGGCCCAGGGCGAGTATCTGGAACCGTGAGAGTTGTCGGTCACCGGTCTGTCTCATGACGGTGGCATCCTTCCGGGGAGGTGTGTGGTGTCACTCATTCAAGCAGTGCGGGTGTGACACAGACTTCGTTGAATCATCTATGGTTGAGGCGGAATCTTTGGAAGGTTAGACAAGTCATGGTGGTCTGCCATGGAGTGAGGAGCAGCACCGTGCAGGGGAGCCGGAACGGTATGCCGTTGGGGCGCGTGGTTGCGGCGCTGGATCCCCTCGTGACGGCAGCGACGGGGACACCTGACTGCACGGCGGAATCGGGGACGCCAGGAGCTGCGGCGGCAGGATTGTCGAGCCGGGTGAACTCGGTCGCCATGGTCGACCCGGAGGACGTCAGTGCGCAGGTCGAGCTCCGTCAACCGGTGCTACCGGAGGTGGACCTCGTCGCCATGGTCGGTGTCACCGAAGAGCTGGCGGCGCAGTGGCTGGAATCCCTGCTGGACAGGCCGGTCGGGGTGTTGGTCAAAGAGAACATCGTCGGACGTCGGTTGTGCGACGCCGCAGCACGACTTTGTGTGGTGGTCATCGCGGTCGACCCCCGGGCACGCTGGGACGTCGTGCTCTCACGCCTTCGTCGACTACTGGACGAGGACCGTCCGGAGGAAGGGTCGGTCCGGGACTCCAGCGCGCGGGCATCGGTAAACACCCTGTCTGAACTGGCGAATCTTATCGCCGACGGCGTGCGGGGGATGGTCACCATCGAGGACCGCACGAACCGGGTGCTCGCCTATTCACCGTCGGAGAGCACCGCCGATGAAATGCGCACACGGGCGATCCTCGGACGGGCCGCCTCGCGGGAGGTTATGGAGATGTTCTCGCGCCGGGGTGTGCTCACCACATTGGCGGGTACCACCACCGTGGTGGAGCTGCCGGCCGAACCGTCGATCGGGATGAATCGACGCCTTATCACCGGGATCCACGGTCCTGACGGGGATCCGCTGGGATCGGTGTGGGTGCAGCAAGGAGAGCGGGAGTTCGCGGACGACGCTGAAACACTGCTACGTGGTGGCGCGGTGAGCGCCGCCGCGCTGATGGTGCAGGCGCGGTTGTCGGCTTCGTCGGCGGAGGAGGTGATGACCCGGCGCCTCTTCGGCGAGGACGGCGGGGTCGACGGCAGGACGGCAGGTTCGCTGTTGCAGTTCCCGCCGACGGGCAGCTACACGGTGATCGGCTTCGCTACCGGTGAGGCTGCAGGCTCTGCAAAGGCTGAAGACACGGCTGGTGTCGCAAGTGCCGCGGATGACGAAGCGACGAGAGGAGTGTCGCGTGGGGCCATGGAGTTCCTCGGACGGCGACTTCAGCTCCACGTGCAGGCGTACGCCGCCGGCGGCCGGGTGAGTCTCGTCGGACACCGTGCCTATGTACTGGTGCCCGAGGACGGCGACACCGGCGGCAGCCGGCTCATCGGTTGGGTGGAGCAATTGTTGCGACGGTTCGACGGCGATGAGACAGTGAGCACCCGTCGGGTACGCGCCGCGGTAGCCACGCCCGTGGACGGCCTCGACGCGGTGGCGGCAGCACGCTGTGAGGTCGACCGGGTGCTGGACTCACCGGCGGTTCACCGGCAGCGGGTGACGTCGCTGACGAAGTCCCGGACGACGGTGCTGCTGGGGGAGATCTTCCTACTGCTGTCTATGCGTCCGGAACTCGAGGATCCCCGGCTTACAGTGGTCAGGGAATACGACGAGACGCACGGGACATCGCTTATCGAAAGCCTGGTGGCGTATCTGCATGCTGGCATGAACGTCCGTGATGCGGCGAGGGCGCTGACCGTCCACCCGAACACCCTGCGGTACCGGATTGAACGGGCCGAACAGCTTTCCGGCCTGGACCTGCAGGATGCCGGCGACAGATTGTTGACGACCCTGCAGCTGGAGTTGCAGCGCTAGGCGGGGGCATTGAAGCTGAACCCCGTCCACGTGGTGAAGTCCGGCAGCGACACCTCGTCCGGCGGTGTGCTCGTGATGAGAGCCAGGAACTCTTCGGCGGCCGGGGAGAGCGAACGGGTGGTGTCCACCAGCACACCGATTCTGCGGGTGACTGGCTCTCCCCGGAACGGACGGAGCGCGACGCCTGGCACGCGGGTCATCGGGATGACGAAGCCGGGGACCGCAGAGATCCCGAGGTTCGCCGCGCACAGGCCTGTGACCGCGGAGATCGTCCCGGCGGTCACTGTCTGGGACGGGTGGATCCCCCGTGCCGCCAATTCGCGGTCGGTGATGCGTCGCACGGAGCTGGCCTCGGTGAAGGAGACGAAGGAGCGGCCCGCCAAATCGTCCCAGTCGATGCCGGGTTTCTGTGCCAGCGCATGGGTGGCGGGCAGGATGCAGGCGAAGCGCTCCTCGGCGATGGGGGAGAAGTCGAAGTGGTCCGGCAGGCTTCCGATGAGTTCCGGGTCCTCGGCGGTGATGGCGAGGTCCACGGAGCCGTAGCGGCATTCCTCGATGATGTTGGCCGCCATGAGGTCCTGGAGGTTGATGCTGACGTTGGGGAAAGAGCGTCGGAAACGGTCGATGAACGGGGGCAGGAGTGTCGCCGCCAGTGACGGCAGAGTCGCCAGCCGGAGATGGCCGTTGGGACCGCTGAGGTAACTGGCGACGTTGTTCATCTCACGGTCATAGGTCTGCAGGATCACCAGTGCGGCGCGGAGGAACTCGGTGCCGGCGTCGGTGAGGGCGAAGCTGCGTGTGGTTCGCTCGAACAGTCGGGTTCCGGTGGCTTTCTCCACCTGCGAGACGATCCTGCTCAAGGAGGACTGGGACTGGCTCAATCGTTCGGCGGCGGGGGTGAATCCGCCCTGGTCAGCGACGCAGGCGATGACCCGCATCTGGCCCACCGTGATGTCAGTTATCCGCATACTGCAAGAATCTATGCAATATTGTTGTTTGACGCAACTAAATGGCATTGTTCATACTGAGGTCGTCCACGCGATCCAGGTCACAGCCTGGCACCGGCTGCCGCAAGATCACCGGGTCGCAGTTACGTCGATAGGAGAGCCACGTGCTTGCTCTGTTCGGATTCCTCACGGTGGGGATCTTCCTGGCGCTGACCCTGTTCACCCGGACCTCGGTCCTGGTGGGCCTGGTGCTCGTGCCGATCATCTTCGCGGTCCTCGCCGGACGAGGCCGCGACCTCGGAGACTTCATCGGCGACGGCCTGCTGCAGGTCGCCCCCATCGCGGTGATGATGACCTTCGCCATCCTGTTCTTCGCCGTCATGATGGAGGCAGGCCTGTTCGACCCGCTGATCCGCCGGATGGTCAGCTGGGCCAAAGGCGATCCCGTCAAGATCGCCATCGGCACCGCAGTCGTGACGATGTGTGTCCACCTCGACGGCGACGGCGCGGCGACCTTCCTGATCACCCTGTCGGCCTTCCTGCCGATCTACCGGCGCATCGGTATGCGACCGCTGGCACTCACCGCCATCGTTGCCCTCGGCGCCGGCCTGATGAACATCCTGCCCTGGGGCGGTCCCACGCTGCGTGCCATGGCAGCGCTGGACATGACCGCGGCAGAAGTATTCACCCCGATGATCATCCCCATGATCGCCGGCGGGGTGTGGGTCCTTTTCGCCAGCTACCTCATCGGACGCATGGAGCGCAAGCGTCTCGGAACGATCTCGCTGGACGCTCCGGTGCCAGTGGCTGTGGGCTCTGGTGGCGACGAGATCCCCGCACAGGACGGGACCGTTGATGTTCCCGCGGAGCAGGATCACACTGACCATGCTGACCATGCCCGGCGCGACCACGGTGTCCCGCGGTGGCGTATGGCGGTCAACCTGATCCTCACCCTGACGCTGGTGGTCGTGCTGTTCACCCATGCGGTCCCGATGGAGGTCTGTTTCATCGTCGCCTTCACCATCGCTGCCTGCGTGAATATCCCGAAGTGGAAGGACCAGCAACAGCTGTTCCGTGAGCACGGAGCCAACGTGGTGCTGGTGACCTCCATGGTCTTCGCTGCCGGCGTGTTCACCGGCATCCTCGGTAACACCGGGATGATCGAGAACATGGCCCAGAGCCTGGCAGATGTCATCCCCGAGAGCTTCGGCGGAATCCTGCCCGTCCTTGTCTCGGTCGTGTCGATGCCGCTGAGCCTGGTGTTCACCCCCGACGCGTTCTACTTCGGCGTGCTCCCGGTATTCGCACACACCGCCGAGGTCATGGGCGTCGACCCGGCGATGATCGCCCGCGGTGCCATCGCCGGGCAGATGACCACCGGCTTCCCGCTCAGCCCGCTGACCGCCTCCACATTCATCCTGATCGGCATGGCGAAGGTGGAACTGGGCAAACACCAGCGCTTCACATTCCTCTGGGCATGGGGCACCACTCTGGTGATCACCGTGACCGCGATCATCACCGGCGCACTGACGTTCTAGCTTTCTAGGAGATATCTTCGATGCCAACCATCAGAATCGGATCCGGCGCAGGGTTCGCCGGTGACCGTCTCGACCCGGCCGTCAAACTCGCGAAAGACGGGGGCCTCGACTACCTCGTGTTCGAGTGCCTCGGGGAGCGCACCGTCGCAGCAGGGCAGCTCCGCCGGCTCAGTGACCCGGACACCGGGTACGACCCGCTGCTGGAGACCAGAATGCGCGCCGTCCTGCCACACACCGTGGCCCAGGGAACAACCGTGGTGACGAACTCGGGCGCCGCGAACCCTGAAGCCGCCGCCCGTCTGATCGCCCGCGTCGCCGCCGAGGTGGTGCCGGACCGGACGGTCACCGTGGCCTACCTGACCGGCGACAGCGTCCTGTCCGAGATTCGCTCCGCGGACCCGGACGTCTGGGAGACCGGCGAGCCGTTGTCGTCCGACGACACCGGACTGGTCTCCGCGCACGCCTACCTCGGCGTCGAGCACGTCCTGCCGGCCTTCGGAGCAGGTGCGGACGTCATCGTCACCGGACGGTTGGCCGACCCCTCCCTGTTCCTGGCACCGATGGTCCACGAATTCGGCTGGCAGCTCGACGACTGGGCGCGGCTGGGCGCCGGAACCTTCGTCGGCCACCTGCTGGAATGCGCCGGGCAGGTCACCGGAGGCTACTTCGCCGACCCGGTGACCAAACCCGTGCCCGGCATGGAAGACCTCGGGTTCCCCTTCGCCGACATCAGCGCTGACGGCACCGCGGTGCTGGGCAAACTCGCCGACACCGGCGGCATGCTCACCCGGCAGACGGTGCGTGAACAGACGCTTTACGAAGTAGCTGACCCATCGGCCTACCTCACCCCGGACGTGACCGCCGACTTCTCCGGCGTTCACCTCGACGAGGTGGGACCCGACGCCGTGCGGGTCAGTGGGGCGACTGGACGGGCCCGCACCGGGACACTGAAAGTCACTCTGGGTTTCCGGGGCGGCTGGCTCGGCGAAGGACAGATCACCTACGCCGGGCCCCGCGCCCGCCAGCGCGCGGAGATGGCCTGGGACATCGTCCGGCACCGGCTGCAGCACGTTCACGGCATCGACCCGGCGACCGTCAGCGTGGAGTTCATCGGCGACGGCGCAGCCTTCCGCGGCATGATGCCGACGGCGGACCGTCCCGACCCGCCGGAGGTCCGCCTGCGCGTGGCCGCACGCGTGGACACCGCCACCCAGGCCCGCGCGATCGGCTGGGAGGTTGAGGCGCTCTACTGCGCCGGACCCGCCGCCGGCGGGGGAGCACGTACCGCGAGCAGTGAAGTCCTCGCCATCCGCTCGGCACTGCTGCCGCGCGAACGAATCGCCGCCCAGGTCACCACCGTG
The genomic region above belongs to Corynebacterium glyciniphilum AJ 3170 and contains:
- a CDS encoding VOC family protein; its protein translation is MITRVLAHCTVSDLDRAHRWYSGVFEREPDAAPMPGLIEWHIGESAGLQVWSEPGRAGASSVVLGDTDIDAVAARMTSLGIEHDGPQPGGGARILQLTDPDGNRVIFFGA
- the xylB gene encoding xylulokinase, whose amino-acid sequence is MALVLGIDSSTQSCKALLVDAQTGEVVDEGRASHPDGTEVDPRAWVTAMAQATEGLLDRADAVSIAGQQHGMVALDAEGDVVRDALLWNDTRSARAAEDLIGEMGGERACVNLTGSRYVASITATKLRWMRDHEPHNATRTASVLLPHDYLTWHLSGYGEKTTDHGEASGTGYYSTRERCWLPELAERALGHAVELPRLAAPNEKVGVVAASANAAAAERRTVIAPGTGDNQGAALGLALQPGDVCVSIGTSGVASAVVPDSVHDSAGMVTGFADASGRYLPLVATLNAARVLDMGRRLLGVDWEEFERLALASTPGAGGLVLQPYLDGERTPNRPDASGILQGITTATTREDFARATVEGLLCSMKDAVEALVGATGVEATRVLLIGGGARSAAVRAVAPSIFGVDVLVPDPAEYVALGAARQAAWALSGDPQPPEWTVAGTSPASAPFNGRTVRSYAHLRTATKDWNWGLA
- a CDS encoding ornithine cyclodeaminase family protein, giving the protein MHIPFISADTVRERVPMTAAVDAIEQTLRDGFDTSSAHPRSSVPLDHGSFLLMPAEIAGTAGVKVASVAPDNPAVGLPKIQGLYLLFDGTTLEPTAVMEGSSLTEIRTPALSAVGIRHLAADKALNVVLFGTGPQAYHHVHAAAAVRQISTVTVVGRREEKVTDLVARLTEDGVTATASTDRTAELRDADLVLCCTSAREPLFDGSLVNDDALVVAMGSHEPDARETDDTLLSRATTYVEDVDTALREAGDVRIAVDNGTISATDLHTLGHLVNHGPVEAGGPVFLKTVGMGWQDLAVAQVAYHAEN
- a CDS encoding FAD-dependent oxidoreductase, translated to MTSRTAIVLGAGSIGLSSAYYLRKTGFDVTVIDPEPLAARASGHNAGWLIPSMSTPVPAPGILPQALKWMTRKDSPLYISPSADPHFLAFLLRTLQHCTESRFSRGAQILARLSAGSLPLFDDLTADGVEFERHSDPLTMLFTDPHKVEGRVHELETLDGKLPGFSWRHMSRDDLSTYAPSLSDKVVAGIQSEGDQSVDPASFVRGLAAACERDGVELRLGETASLVTSPASAGRGSDGVEVTVQVGGRRLRADKVVVAAGAWTNELLSGIGERIALQAGKGYGYDLPLVDDGPTAPVYLAEAKVAITPLDDRVRLAGTMGFSGIDETIDAVRAGGILSGSREYFADWIHRAQDAAFDHNGRALNPWTGLRPTTPDGVPMIGPLANHPEVLVATGHVMLGISLGPTTGRLIAELASGETSAESLADLSPDRF
- a CDS encoding DeoR/GlpR family DNA-binding transcription regulator — translated: MSEPIPATGPEKRPDKRRENIVAYVTRHGTARVEELARHFDVSQMTVHRDLDSLAADHLLERVRGGARSVTPSMSELGVGQRRQLHRDIKSGLCALAAELIEDGAVVAIDDSTTLEPLVTVLPQRNPSALITHSLAAMSLHRQRTGAASIRLIGCGGQYIPETDSFLGAMTSEQLRRLSADITFVSTTSLRPAPGAAGGSSGIALFHPDTEAAETKRALLDIAPVKVLVVDSTKFGAPGVFKVADVEEFDHVIIDNDVSDADQALLEGTGATLHVLATTEGEN
- a CDS encoding alpha/beta hydrolase family esterase, which produces MKRTDRARGRRGAVTGAGVGLALALLLSACTSGVPSTTDSGTVTAERNDTVSQGSYTHHATTLDGIERTWNVYTPDAGPSDGPMPVVLVVHGTGDTGDGIRSGIGPDLEREAEEHGFIVAYIDGHDNNWNECRVAGDWPAKEKDLDDVGLMRHVVDGIHHDLGHDTVDVSRTFAIGFSSGGHMVQRLAYEAPDLVSGIASVNANVPVDDNNACTDSGEPVPVIFIQSREDPMNPFDGGEVVVGAGIFAESRGEVRSAQASAEWFAERNGVSAEVSDRVRDGDAEITTWDGEFPVRLISVDHSGHSFPTTTGRWGNDNGARYDGPGAIREFFTGTYP